The following are encoded together in the Cohaesibacter gelatinilyticus genome:
- a CDS encoding LysE family translocator, with translation MSLDTWLIFVALSILPAFSPGPGLLLTMSNSLRFGSRITLWSALGNTIGIAILGMAVTFGLGAIMLASGLAFTILKIVGGLYLIWLGIKTWRDRSNLVESNDDDQIPNSSKLFLTGVGIALTNPKAMAVLVAIIPPFLTGPSQLLVEGSILSCTYAATCLVSHIAVALLSGRFRLFITSPRRVKILRRSIGATFMGFGIAMAAATR, from the coding sequence ATGTCACTCGACACCTGGCTAATCTTTGTCGCCCTGTCCATTCTGCCTGCTTTCAGTCCAGGCCCCGGTCTGTTGCTGACCATGTCCAACTCCTTGCGCTTTGGCAGCCGCATCACACTGTGGTCAGCGTTGGGCAATACCATCGGCATCGCGATATTGGGTATGGCGGTAACCTTTGGCCTTGGTGCAATCATGCTGGCATCCGGCCTTGCCTTCACCATCCTCAAGATTGTCGGCGGCCTTTATCTGATCTGGCTCGGCATCAAGACCTGGCGGGATCGCTCTAATCTGGTTGAGAGCAACGATGACGATCAGATCCCAAATTCCAGCAAGCTGTTTCTGACTGGCGTGGGCATTGCGCTTACCAATCCCAAAGCAATGGCGGTTCTGGTGGCTATCATTCCGCCTTTTCTGACCGGCCCGTCTCAGCTTCTGGTCGAAGGCTCAATTCTCTCCTGCACCTATGCAGCAACCTGCCTTGTCAGCCATATTGCTGTGGCATTGCTCAGCGGTCGCTTTCGGCTTTTCATCACCAGTCCGCGTCGGGTCAAGATCTTGCGCCGCTCCATTGGTGCCACCTTCATGGGCTTTGGCATCGCCATGGCAGCAGCCACCCGCTAG
- the ndk gene encoding nucleoside-diphosphate kinase, producing the protein MAIERTFSIIKPDATKRNLTGKIVAKFEDAGLRIVASKRIRMSKEQAEGFYAVHSERPFFGELVEFMMSEPVVVQVLEGENAIAKNREVMGATNPAEAAEGTIRKEFALSIGENSVHGSDAPETAAEEIKFFFADEEIVG; encoded by the coding sequence ATGGCTATCGAACGTACTTTCTCCATCATCAAGCCAGATGCAACCAAGCGTAACCTGACCGGTAAAATTGTTGCCAAATTCGAAGACGCTGGCCTGCGCATCGTTGCTTCCAAGCGCATCCGTATGAGCAAAGAACAGGCTGAAGGCTTCTACGCTGTTCATAGCGAGCGTCCTTTCTTTGGTGAGCTGGTTGAGTTCATGATGTCCGAGCCTGTCGTTGTTCAGGTTCTGGAAGGTGAAAATGCGATCGCCAAGAACCGTGAAGTCATGGGTGCTACCAACCCAGCAGAAGCTGCTGAAGGTACCATCCGTAAAGAGTTCGCTCTGTCCATCGGCGAAAACTCTGTTCACGGCTCAGACGCTCCTGAGACTGCTGCTGAAGAAATCAAATTCTTCTTCGCTGACGAAGAGATTGTTGGCTAA
- a CDS encoding glutathione S-transferase family protein, translated as MTIQLYDLCGASKDLRFSPACWRTRMALEHKGLNYETVPTMFTDIPSIAGGGQRTVPVIEDGEQIVRESYDIAVYLERTYPDKPSLFDGEGGLQLSRFMHWWTGATVDAGIVKLVLADIHSILDQADQSYFRESREKRFGKALEEVQNQSDETLQAFRASLLPLRLALKKHDFLGGDAPIYADYCVFGSFQWARMVSDLTLLEGDDPVAQWFERCLDLFDGLGRKAKG; from the coding sequence ATGACCATTCAGCTTTATGATTTGTGTGGGGCGTCCAAGGATTTGCGTTTTTCACCGGCCTGTTGGCGGACACGGATGGCTCTGGAACATAAAGGGCTGAATTACGAGACCGTGCCCACAATGTTCACGGATATCCCGTCTATTGCCGGTGGTGGCCAGCGGACGGTGCCGGTGATCGAAGATGGCGAGCAGATTGTTCGCGAATCCTATGATATTGCTGTTTATCTGGAGCGCACCTATCCTGATAAGCCGAGCCTCTTTGATGGTGAGGGTGGATTGCAGCTTTCACGTTTCATGCATTGGTGGACTGGAGCGACGGTTGATGCGGGCATCGTGAAACTGGTTCTGGCTGATATTCACTCCATTCTTGATCAGGCTGATCAGAGCTATTTCCGTGAGAGCCGTGAAAAGCGCTTTGGCAAGGCTTTGGAAGAGGTGCAAAATCAGTCTGATGAGACTTTGCAGGCATTCCGTGCCAGCTTGCTGCCTTTGAGATTGGCACTCAAGAAGCATGATTTCCTGGGTGGTGATGCACCCATCTATGCAGATTATTGTGTATTTGGCTCTTTTCAGTGGGCGCGGATGGTCTCTGACCTGACGCTATTGGAAGGTGATGATCCAGTGGCACAATGGTTCGAACGCTGTTTGGATCTGTTTGATGGATTGGGACGCAAAGCGAAGGGTTGA
- a CDS encoding ATP-binding cassette domain-containing protein — MLHINNLTYRIAGRTLLEDATLVVPEGSKFGLVGRNGTGKTTLFKLLVGDIAPESGSASIRKGARVGQVAQEAPASDESLLEFVLKADAERSSLLAEAETASDPNRIAEIQLRLADIGAHSAESRAATILHGLGFDAAAQARPTKDFSGGWRMRVALAAILFSEPDLLLLDEPTNYLDLEGTLWLESYIGRYPHTVMIISHDRDLLNKAVDHIAHLDQLKLTSYRGGYDNFERTRREKLELQQKMRAKQLDQRKHLESFITRFKAKATKAKQAQSRIKALERMKPIAAVVEDHIKPITFPNPEKRAAPPIIRLEKASVSYEPDKPILRNLDLRIDPDDRLALLGANGNGKSTFAKLISDRLKIDDGIINRANKLKIAFFAQHQLDELRPNENPVEHVRPLMPDVPEAKVRARVAQMGLGTEKMDIPAKSLSGGEKARLLLGLATFEGPHLLILDEPTNHLDIDSREALVHAINDYEGAVLLISHDRHLIEACVDRLWLVHDGTCKSYDGDLEDYRRLLLASRNSPDSTAKEKAANGEANLAAEKRRSSAEKRKEQAPLRRKIQAAERDMDKIRERLAKMDEKLADPDLYAKFPEKGVKLSKDRSDLADLLDKIEEKWLEMSEELEA; from the coding sequence ATGCTGCATATCAACAATCTAACCTATCGCATCGCTGGCCGCACCTTGCTGGAAGATGCCACGCTCGTCGTTCCCGAAGGCTCCAAATTTGGACTGGTTGGCCGCAATGGCACCGGCAAAACGACCCTGTTCAAGCTTCTGGTAGGTGACATTGCCCCGGAAAGTGGCTCTGCCTCCATCCGCAAAGGCGCACGCGTCGGTCAGGTGGCTCAGGAGGCCCCAGCCTCGGACGAAAGTCTTTTGGAATTCGTGCTGAAAGCCGATGCTGAGCGCAGCTCACTGTTGGCAGAGGCCGAAACAGCGTCCGACCCGAACCGGATCGCAGAAATTCAGCTTCGCCTTGCTGATATCGGTGCTCATTCAGCAGAAAGCCGCGCCGCAACCATTCTTCATGGCCTTGGTTTTGATGCAGCAGCACAGGCCCGTCCCACCAAGGATTTCTCAGGTGGTTGGCGCATGCGCGTGGCTCTGGCGGCCATTCTCTTTTCCGAGCCAGATCTGCTGCTTCTAGATGAACCAACCAACTATCTCGATCTGGAAGGCACGTTATGGTTGGAGAGCTATATCGGGCGTTATCCGCATACTGTGATGATCATCAGCCATGATAGAGACCTGCTCAATAAAGCCGTCGATCACATTGCTCATTTGGATCAGCTGAAACTGACTTCCTATCGTGGCGGCTATGACAATTTCGAACGCACCCGGCGAGAAAAGCTGGAACTACAGCAAAAGATGCGTGCCAAACAATTGGATCAGCGCAAGCATCTGGAAAGCTTCATCACCCGCTTCAAGGCCAAGGCGACCAAAGCCAAACAAGCCCAGAGCCGCATCAAGGCACTGGAACGGATGAAGCCAATCGCTGCCGTTGTGGAAGATCATATCAAGCCGATCACCTTCCCAAATCCTGAGAAGCGCGCAGCTCCACCCATCATTCGACTGGAAAAAGCGTCTGTTAGTTATGAACCAGACAAGCCGATCCTCAGAAATCTTGATTTGCGCATTGATCCTGATGATCGCTTGGCCCTGTTGGGTGCCAACGGCAACGGTAAATCCACCTTTGCCAAGCTGATCTCGGACCGACTAAAAATTGATGATGGCATCATCAATCGGGCCAACAAGCTCAAGATCGCTTTCTTCGCCCAACATCAGCTGGATGAGCTCCGCCCGAATGAAAACCCGGTGGAGCATGTGCGTCCGTTGATGCCGGATGTTCCGGAAGCGAAGGTCCGCGCACGCGTTGCCCAAATGGGTCTTGGCACCGAGAAGATGGACATCCCGGCCAAGAGCCTGTCTGGTGGTGAAAAAGCCCGACTTCTTCTGGGTCTTGCCACCTTTGAAGGGCCGCATCTCCTGATCCTCGATGAGCCGACAAACCATCTGGATATCGACAGCCGCGAAGCCTTGGTCCATGCCATCAATGATTATGAAGGCGCGGTACTGCTCATCTCCCATGATCGGCACCTGATCGAGGCCTGTGTCGATCGTCTGTGGCTTGTGCATGATGGCACCTGCAAAAGCTATGATGGCGATCTGGAAGATTATCGCCGCCTGTTGCTTGCCAGCCGTAATAGCCCGGATAGCACCGCCAAGGAAAAAGCAGCCAACGGTGAAGCCAATCTGGCGGCGGAGAAACGTCGCTCCTCTGCCGAAAAGCGCAAGGAACAGGCCCCACTGCGTCGCAAAATCCAGGCAGCCGAGCGCGATATGGATAAGATCCGCGAGCGTTTGGCCAAGATGGACGAGAAGCTGGCCGATCCCGATCTTTATGCCAAGTTTCCCGAAAAAGGCGTCAAGCTTTCCAAAGACCGCAGCGATCTGGCCGATCTGCTCGACAAGATCGAGGAGAAATGGCTTGAAATGTCAGAGGAACTCGAAGCTTAG
- a CDS encoding VOC family protein translates to MSQSMSLIAIVVRDYDEAIEFYTQKLGFELIDDTYQPEQDKRWVVVRPKGDSPTSLLLARASNDHQAKYVGDQAGGRVFLFLETDDFWRDYELYKSRDITFIRPPLEADYGTVAVFEDLYGNLWDLVEYSKPK, encoded by the coding sequence ATGTCCCAGTCCATGTCCCTGATCGCCATTGTGGTGCGAGACTATGACGAAGCGATTGAATTCTATACTCAAAAGCTTGGCTTTGAGCTGATTGATGACACCTATCAGCCGGAGCAGGACAAAAGATGGGTGGTGGTCCGGCCAAAGGGTGACAGTCCGACGTCTCTACTTCTTGCCCGGGCCAGCAATGACCATCAGGCAAAATATGTCGGTGATCAGGCCGGTGGTCGGGTCTTCCTCTTTCTGGAAACAGATGACTTCTGGCGAGACTACGAGCTTTACAAAAGCCGTGACATCACCTTCATCCGTCCACCTCTGGAAGCTGACTATGGAACTGTCGCCGTTTTTGAAGATCTCTATGGCAACCTTTGGGATCTGGTAGAATATTCCAAACCAAAGTGA